The window CGTTACTGTCGGCATTAGATCGCCAACTGGCCCGGATGTCGCCAGCACCTTAAGCAAGGCCTCCATGCTAGCCAGTAGCTGCCGGACAGATAATCCTCTACCTCCCGTGACGGCCAGGGCCTTGCTGACAATGGGTTGGCCCGCCGGATCGCGGGCCGAAATAATCACCACCGGGATTTCCAGCAGGTCAGGCTGCTGGCTTCTCAATTCCAAAAATTGAAACCCGTCTATGGTGGGCATAATCAAGTCGAGCAGAATCACATCGGGCCGGCGTTCCCGAATAATATTCAGGGCTTCCTGCCCGTCCCGGGCCAGGAGAATCTTGTAATCGCGCCCCGCCGAAACCAGCATACGCCTGAACAACTGCAAGGCGTCAGGTTCATCATCCACAATCAAAATCGTTCCCGCCTTGATGTCGAGTTGATCCAGGACCTGCAACATTCGTTCTTGAGAAATGGGTTTAACCAATCGCGCCGACGCTCCCCGGGAGGTACACTCTTCGTCTGGCGTGAGTATTGAGCAAATGATTACCGGCGTATCGTTGGGGAATAAGCGGGCCGACGTAATGGCGTCAAGGGTTTTGCTGACCGAAGGTTCGTTGACCAATAACCCCTGCGTGGGCACCCGGGTGATCTCCTCAATGGCTTCGGCCAGGCTGGCTGCCGGAACAATTTCCACTTCATTCCAATAGCGGTTGAGCAAACGCTGCAAAACATTACCGGCTTCCAGGATCACAAAACGCGGGCGAACAACGGTTTTGGGGGCGGCGCTAGGCCGAGTCCGTTGTAAAAAATCCCAATCCGGGGTGAGACCACGCAAAAAGCCATCCTCGGCTAAAACCGGCGGCTTTGCCGGAATGCGAAAATAAAAAGTAGTGCCCACCCCCTTTTTGCTTTCAACCCAAATTTTGCCGCCGTGCAGTTTGATAAAACGTTCGCTGATGCTCAAGCCCAGGCCGGTGCCACCGTAACGCCGTCGGATAGAGCTATCCAATTGTTGAAATGGTTGGAACAGTTTGGCCATTTCTTCGGCGGTAATGCCCGGACCGCTGTCGGTGACGCTCACCATTATGTCGTTTGTGTCCAGCCAAATTCGCAATCCCACTCCTCCCCGGTCGGTGAAACGGCCGGCGTTGCTGAGTAAATTCAACAACACTTCCCGCATGCGGGTGCGGTCGCAAAAAACAGGGGGCAGATTCGCCGGTATTTTCAATTCCAAATACAGTCCTTTTGAATCGTAAAGCGGACGGATGGCGGTGGCGGCCTCCTCGACAATTTCTAAAAACTGGACTTCTTCTTTGGTCAGGGCCATTTGTTCGGCGTCAATCTGGCTCAA is drawn from Anaerolineae bacterium and contains these coding sequences:
- a CDS encoding response regulator; protein product: MMLVVGVATGVIGQVQQKTADWTTMLDFTLLVFGLTLAAWFLNSWRPRLGEWGTIIGLITIIYWGDQWLGVPGFLTLLVIPTALAAALLSLSAAAVIALGQTGLLVIPGIVGIGSAPATIIPPLLAIWAILGVMAAVYQPIYQVAQWAWNYFQQAQTLLEEAQSRKMELEQALEDLAQANLQLTRLNVMAQGLRQVAENARRAKEEFVANVSHELRTPLNMIVGFSETILQSPQTYGDRIPPALLADLMVVYRNAEHLSGLIDDVLDLSQIDAEQMALTKEEVQFLEIVEEAATAIRPLYDSKGLYLELKIPANLPPVFCDRTRMREVLLNLLSNAGRFTDRGGVGLRIWLDTNDIMVSVTDSGPGITAEEMAKLFQPFQQLDSSIRRRYGGTGLGLSISERFIKLHGGKIWVESKKGVGTTFYFRIPAKPPVLAEDGFLRGLTPDWDFLQRTRPSAAPKTVVRPRFVILEAGNVLQRLLNRYWNEVEIVPAASLAEAIEEITRVPTQGLLVNEPSVSKTLDAITSARLFPNDTPVIICSILTPDEECTSRGASARLVKPISQERMLQVLDQLDIKAGTILIVDDEPDALQLFRRMLVSAGRDYKILLARDGQEALNIIRERRPDVILLDLIMPTIDGFQFLELRSQQPDLLEIPVVIISARDPAGQPIVSKALAVTGGRGLSVRQLLASMEALLKVLATSGPVGDLMPTVT